The proteins below are encoded in one region of Chitinophagales bacterium:
- a CDS encoding B12-binding domain-containing radical SAM protein encodes MATVLLANTYFLSFDQKQQRLMQPYPPLATLYAAAVLRQEGYEVALHDAILSQSVNEIIPVFEKEMPAFFVIYDDGFNYLTKMCLSNMREAAFQMIAIARQYGCTIIISSSDATDHAEAYLRKGADYVIKGEAEITLRELLHSLTTGNNVLPVAGLAFLSGNEVISTPKRSVLQQLDDIPFPAWDLVDMLNYQKKWRQKNGYFSLNLTTTRGCPFKCNWCAKPIYGNRYNSRSPQNVVEEIKLLLRNYQPDHFWFCDDIFGLKPGWIKTFSELVQQEQLHFRFKIQCRVDLLLEENNIESLARAGCETIWVGAESGSQKILDAMDKGTTVEQIYAATKLLNKHHIRPAFFLQFGYPGETKEDIAATKKMLLELMPDDLGISVSYPLPGTKFYETVKDQLKEKANWTDSDDLDMMYRGTYSPQYYRQLHRYIHKLYRRQQGWERIKQMVKTGWPAAGQSWRSIVLLPYFTIMSWWNYCRLNYLIRN; translated from the coding sequence ATGGCTACCGTACTGCTTGCCAATACTTACTTTCTTTCTTTCGACCAAAAACAGCAACGGCTCATGCAGCCCTATCCGCCGCTGGCGACACTCTATGCAGCAGCCGTGCTGAGACAGGAAGGATATGAGGTGGCATTGCATGACGCCATCCTGTCACAGTCAGTGAATGAAATCATTCCCGTCTTTGAAAAAGAAATGCCGGCATTCTTTGTTATCTATGATGACGGCTTCAATTATCTCACAAAGATGTGCCTCAGCAACATGCGCGAGGCGGCTTTTCAGATGATTGCAATCGCCAGGCAATATGGCTGCACGATTATCATATCCAGTTCCGATGCAACCGATCATGCTGAGGCCTACCTGCGAAAGGGAGCAGACTATGTGATCAAAGGCGAAGCAGAAATTACCCTGCGCGAATTGCTCCATTCGCTGACCACCGGCAACAATGTATTGCCGGTTGCCGGCCTGGCCTTCTTATCAGGAAATGAAGTCATCAGCACACCAAAACGCAGCGTGCTGCAACAGCTGGATGACATTCCTTTTCCCGCATGGGACCTTGTTGATATGCTTAACTATCAAAAGAAATGGCGGCAGAAGAATGGATACTTCTCGCTGAATCTCACCACCACGCGCGGCTGTCCGTTTAAATGCAACTGGTGTGCGAAGCCGATCTATGGCAACCGCTACAATTCGCGTTCACCACAAAATGTAGTGGAAGAAATCAAGCTGCTGCTGCGAAATTATCAGCCCGATCACTTCTGGTTTTGCGACGACATCTTCGGGCTCAAACCCGGATGGATCAAAACATTCAGCGAGCTGGTTCAGCAGGAACAACTGCATTTCAGGTTTAAGATACAGTGCCGGGTTGACCTGCTGCTGGAAGAGAATAACATTGAATCGCTGGCGAGAGCTGGCTGCGAAACGATATGGGTAGGCGCGGAAAGCGGCTCTCAGAAAATACTTGATGCCATGGATAAAGGCACTACGGTGGAACAGATCTATGCCGCCACAAAACTTTTAAATAAGCACCATATCAGGCCGGCTTTCTTTTTACAGTTTGGCTATCCCGGCGAAACGAAAGAAGACATTGCCGCCACAAAAAAAATGCTGCTCGAGCTTATGCCCGATGATCTTGGCATTTCTGTCTCTTATCCGCTGCCCGGCACTAAGTTTTATGAAACAGTGAAAGATCAGCTTAAGGAAAAAGCCAACTGGACAGACTCTGATGACCTGGACATGATGTATCGTGGAACATATTCCCCGCAATACTATCGCCAACTGCACCGGTACATCCATAAGTTATACAGAAGACAGCAGGGTTGGGAGCGTATCAAACAAATGGTGAAAACAGGATGGCCGGCAGCTGGTCAGTCATGGCGCAGCATCGTGTTACTTCCTTATTTCACGATCATGAGCTGGTGGAATTATTGCAGGCTGAACTATTTAATCCGGAACTGA
- a CDS encoding PKD domain-containing protein → MKKLILLPLLLLLLGSAKSQNCTAYFSIEQNGSSVHFNNQSTPYDSTTLFVWSFGDGTSSTEFSPSHYYNNMGMQLVCLYMQNAAGCTDSYCDSLFIDSTNTGTCVASFTVQQTGSVISFTNTSSGSGGLSYNWDFGDGSTSVESSPVHAYAENGVYLVCLQISSFLGCYDSYCVYVTVADSACWVNFTHIANGSTVQFFSSTGSSGNGTYTWDFGDGQTSNEINPAHSYDAAGFYNVCLQYTDNNCTASHCDSFDVAAGDSCYADFVAWQSYSTVYFSSFNYDFSKQYTWSFGDGTAAYGPYVSHNYAAEGIYVICLTVADSFCTATTCQSIYYAPDSIFNNGNTCQADFEVSLIDTASETIWLTDLSTGANTYLWDFGDGSTSSVQYPSHTYSDNGMYEVCLTIICDSNNTSFHCEWIGIMDSLTNGGFDDTRSGFVLNVKAQTVSAVEEPAVDQVVSIYPNPATDVIHFSLPASAAGAVAIRIFNAMGQQVGQQSAAAHESMQSIDVSSLKTGMYLMQMQNGNKIFTGSFIRQ, encoded by the coding sequence ATGAAAAAACTCATCTTACTTCCATTGCTATTACTGCTGTTAGGCAGTGCAAAATCCCAGAACTGCACGGCATACTTTTCCATTGAGCAGAATGGCAGCAGCGTTCATTTCAACAATCAGTCAACACCATATGACAGCACCACGCTGTTTGTGTGGAGTTTTGGTGACGGCACTTCCTCTACTGAATTTAGTCCGTCGCATTATTACAATAACATGGGGATGCAGCTGGTTTGCCTGTACATGCAGAATGCAGCCGGCTGTACGGACTCTTATTGCGACAGCCTGTTTATTGACTCTACCAATACCGGCACCTGTGTTGCTTCTTTCACGGTTCAGCAAACCGGATCGGTAATTTCATTCACCAACACTTCTTCCGGTTCCGGCGGTTTAAGCTATAACTGGGACTTCGGAGACGGCAGCACTTCAGTAGAATCATCACCGGTGCACGCATATGCGGAAAACGGAGTCTATCTTGTCTGCCTGCAGATCAGTTCCTTTTTAGGCTGTTACGACAGCTATTGCGTCTATGTTACTGTCGCTGACTCCGCCTGCTGGGTAAACTTTACCCATATAGCCAACGGCAGCACTGTGCAGTTTTTCAGCAGCACCGGCAGCAGCGGAAACGGAACATATACCTGGGACTTTGGCGACGGGCAGACATCCAATGAAATCAATCCTGCACACAGCTATGACGCTGCAGGGTTTTACAATGTGTGCCTTCAATACACGGATAACAATTGTACAGCTTCGCATTGTGATTCCTTTGATGTAGCAGCCGGCGACAGCTGTTATGCTGACTTTGTGGCCTGGCAATCCTATTCAACCGTGTATTTTTCTTCTTTTAACTATGATTTTTCCAAGCAGTATACCTGGAGTTTCGGAGATGGTACTGCTGCCTATGGTCCTTATGTGTCGCACAACTATGCTGCTGAAGGCATCTATGTCATTTGCCTGACTGTAGCGGATAGTTTTTGTACGGCTACCACTTGCCAGTCGATCTACTATGCACCGGATTCTATCTTCAATAATGGCAATACCTGTCAGGCAGACTTTGAAGTATCCCTGATAGACACGGCCAGTGAAACGATATGGCTCACCGATTTGTCTACCGGCGCCAACACCTACCTCTGGGATTTCGGCGATGGTTCCACCTCATCGGTGCAATATCCATCGCATACCTACAGCGACAACGGCATGTATGAAGTTTGCCTTACGATCATCTGCGACAGCAACAACACTTCTTTTCACTGCGAATGGATTGGTATTATGGATTCGCTTACCAACGGCGGATTTGATGATACACGCTCCGGATTTGTGCTGAACGTGAAGGCGCAAACGGTATCTGCCGTGGAGGAACCTGCTGTTGATCAGGTTGTCAGCATCTATCCCAATCCCGCAACGGATGTTATACACTTCAGCCTGCCTGCATCAGCGGCAGGTGCTGTTGCAATCCGGATTTTTAATGCCATGGGACAACAGGTGGGTCAGCAATCAGCAGCTGCGCATGAAAGCATGCAGTCAATAGATGTCAGCTCCCTGAAAACCGGCATGTACCTAATGCAGATGCAGAACGGAAACAAAATTTTTACGGGCAGTTTTATCAGGCAGTAA
- a CDS encoding dehydrogenase E1 component subunit alpha/beta: MITYNRRDYDNDTLIALYKALVKPRVIEEKMLNLLRQGKISKWFSGIGQEAIAVGATMALDADEYIMPLHRNLGVFTARNMPFVKLFSQWQGHANGFSKGRERSFHFGSNEHHIVGMISHLGPQLTIANGIALANQLRKENKVSLAFTGEGGTSEGDFHEALNVASVWNLPVIFLIENNGYGLSTPSKDQFRCEKLADRAIGYGMEGITIDGNNILEVYDTIKGVREYCITNQRPYLVECMTFRMRGHEEASGVKYVPKELIESWSKKDPVINYENYLLANGIISEGLKEEVRSAVKFEIEDGLQIAFAEGEITPDTEKELQDVYAPHVPVITAPGTAASEKRLIDAIAQGMKQAMEKHPDLVLMGQDIADYGGVFKITEGLLSIFGSDRVRNTPLCESAIVGAALGLSVKGFKSMVEMQFGDFVTCGFNQIINNLAKIHYRWGQNADVVVRMPTGAGVGAGPFHSQSNEAWFTHTPGLKVVYPATPYDAKGLLLAAFEDPNPVLYFEHKALYRSIAGMVPDDYYTIEIGKANLVQQGEDVSIITYGAGVHWAAEAVATLQSTDAAFSADILDLRTLLPFDKEAIAATVKKTGKAIILHEDCLTGGIGGEIAAYVSENHFEDLDAPVMRCGSLDTPVPFAIPLENNFLPKERFKVALDKLIRY, encoded by the coding sequence ATGATCACGTACAACCGCCGCGATTACGACAACGATACATTGATTGCGCTTTACAAAGCACTGGTGAAACCCAGGGTGATCGAAGAGAAGATGCTTAACCTGCTGCGGCAGGGAAAGATCTCCAAATGGTTTTCCGGCATCGGGCAGGAAGCAATTGCCGTGGGAGCTACCATGGCACTGGATGCTGATGAATATATCATGCCCTTACATCGTAACCTCGGCGTTTTCACGGCACGCAACATGCCATTTGTCAAACTGTTCAGTCAGTGGCAGGGCCATGCAAACGGTTTCTCCAAAGGCCGTGAACGTTCTTTTCACTTCGGCTCCAATGAGCATCATATAGTGGGCATGATCTCCCACCTTGGTCCACAGCTTACCATTGCCAATGGTATCGCCCTCGCCAATCAGCTGCGCAAAGAAAATAAAGTGTCGCTCGCCTTCACCGGCGAAGGCGGCACCAGTGAAGGAGATTTTCATGAAGCACTGAATGTGGCCAGCGTCTGGAATCTTCCCGTCATTTTTCTGATTGAAAACAACGGCTACGGATTGTCCACGCCATCGAAAGATCAGTTCCGCTGTGAGAAACTGGCGGATCGCGCCATCGGTTACGGCATGGAAGGCATCACCATTGACGGAAACAATATACTGGAAGTGTACGATACCATCAAAGGCGTGCGTGAATATTGTATCACCAATCAACGGCCTTATCTGGTGGAATGCATGACCTTTCGCATGCGTGGCCATGAAGAAGCAAGCGGTGTTAAATATGTTCCGAAAGAACTGATTGAGTCATGGAGTAAAAAAGATCCGGTGATCAATTACGAAAATTACCTGCTCGCGAATGGCATTATCAGTGAAGGGCTGAAAGAAGAAGTGCGGAGCGCAGTGAAGTTTGAAATAGAAGACGGCCTGCAGATCGCCTTTGCGGAAGGCGAAATAACGCCGGATACAGAAAAAGAATTACAGGATGTGTATGCGCCGCATGTGCCGGTCATTACTGCACCGGGCACTGCCGCTTCCGAAAAACGTTTAATTGATGCCATCGCACAGGGAATGAAACAGGCGATGGAGAAACATCCGGACCTCGTGCTGATGGGACAAGACATCGCCGATTATGGCGGTGTTTTCAAAATTACGGAAGGCCTGCTCTCCATCTTCGGCAGCGACCGCGTACGTAACACTCCATTGTGCGAATCGGCGATAGTAGGCGCGGCGCTTGGCCTTTCCGTGAAAGGTTTTAAGTCAATGGTTGAAATGCAATTCGGCGATTTTGTGACCTGCGGATTCAACCAGATCATCAATAACCTCGCGAAGATCCATTACCGCTGGGGACAAAATGCCGATGTGGTGGTGCGCATGCCGACAGGTGCCGGCGTGGGTGCAGGGCCTTTTCATTCACAGAGCAATGAAGCATGGTTCACGCATACACCCGGGCTGAAAGTGGTTTATCCTGCCACGCCATACGATGCAAAAGGTTTATTGCTTGCAGCATTTGAAGATCCGAATCCGGTATTGTACTTCGAACACAAGGCATTATATCGCAGCATTGCCGGCATGGTGCCCGATGATTACTATACCATCGAAATCGGCAAAGCCAATCTTGTGCAGCAAGGTGAGGATGTATCCATCATCACCTACGGTGCCGGCGTACATTGGGCTGCAGAAGCAGTGGCCACACTGCAATCAACGGATGCAGCATTCTCCGCCGACATTCTTGACCTGCGCACCCTGCTGCCTTTCGACAAGGAAGCAATAGCAGCCACAGTAAAGAAAACAGGCAAAGCGATCATCCTGCATGAAGACTGCCTGACCGGCGGGATTGGCGGCGAAATAGCTGCTTATGTCTCGGAAAATCATTTTGAAGATCTTGATGCACCCGTGATGCGCTGCGGATCATTGGATACACCTGTTCCGTTTGCCATTCCGCTGGAAAATAATTTTCTGCCGAAGGAACGGTTTAAAGTGGCGCTCGATAAATTGATCCGGTACTGA
- a CDS encoding T9SS type A sorting domain-containing protein → MKAIHFSIVSFALIVLACWQWKAMVLPAAKDASTEIAESENSDYFFIQHSFPYGKIDYTAHRAAALQFKQLQQAAAALKTNDLAQWQFAGPVNSGGRIVDIAFDPSNTEIAYLAAASGGVFKTKDGGSTWQPVFDNETTLSIGDIAVAPSNPSVIYVGTGEANGGSGSLTYDANGIYKSINGGLTWTNVGLENTRMTGRVAIHPTDPDIAFAATMGDLYGPTPDRGLYKTTDGGLTWTNVLFVNDSTGVIDVVINPQNPDIVFAATWMRTRHANTKDYAGTESGIWKSTDGGDTFTQLGSANGLPPQGVEYSRIGIDLCDASPNVVYCVYLDEQYSFGGLYKSVNNGISWSETNDQSLQNSMANGQGYWYGRVKCDPVDPNIVFLIGFDMYKTVNGGSSWSNTFNGVHVDQHAVAIHPLNHNFVMLGNDGGLHISNNGGTNWTYNATLPISQVYRAEIDHSLPASIYVGLQDNGTNRTLSGLPDDYQFIFGGDGFQSLVNQNDSYTILAGYQYGNIWKSADGGYNWYPSYSYGIFGTGNWNYPLTIDPLNPDVIYTGTQNVFRSIDFGDTWSAISPALTQLDYTGTLIFGTISYIDASPIDEDIIYAGTDDGKVWNTLNGGNTWQEVDNGLPERWVTCVKADPFDKHTAYVTLSGYRFHDNASHVYKTTDDAQSWTDIGTGLPDVPVNGIIPDPLYESYLYLATDVGVYYTVNGGASWQPAGSGMPVVACVDLKLHQPTRTLVVGTYGRSVYKLSLDDLVGDVNVQTAATSFAVFPNPVTAGNALISYSVPTASRVRFTLQGYDGKIILEQNVSATAGKNTFAMDCKHTAAGVYLLSMQYGGRVVVQKVIVQ, encoded by the coding sequence ATGAAAGCCATTCATTTCAGCATAGTTTCATTTGCGTTGATCGTCCTTGCCTGCTGGCAATGGAAAGCAATGGTGCTGCCTGCCGCCAAAGATGCATCAACCGAAATTGCAGAATCGGAAAACAGCGATTACTTTTTCATACAACACAGCTTTCCTTACGGGAAAATTGATTACACGGCGCACCGTGCGGCAGCACTGCAGTTTAAACAGTTGCAACAGGCAGCGGCAGCACTTAAAACAAATGACCTGGCGCAATGGCAGTTTGCGGGCCCTGTTAATTCCGGTGGAAGAATCGTGGACATAGCTTTTGATCCTTCCAATACTGAAATTGCCTACCTCGCCGCCGCTTCCGGAGGTGTCTTTAAAACAAAAGACGGTGGCAGCACCTGGCAACCGGTGTTTGATAATGAAACCACGCTTTCCATTGGTGACATCGCTGTTGCTCCTTCCAATCCTTCAGTCATTTATGTCGGCACAGGTGAAGCAAATGGCGGCAGCGGCTCACTCACGTACGATGCGAATGGCATCTACAAATCCATCAACGGCGGATTGACCTGGACCAATGTCGGCCTGGAAAATACACGCATGACCGGCCGCGTGGCCATTCATCCTACCGACCCTGACATCGCCTTTGCCGCTACCATGGGTGATCTTTACGGACCAACACCTGACCGCGGATTATATAAAACAACCGACGGAGGACTGACCTGGACGAACGTATTATTTGTGAATGACTCTACCGGAGTTATTGATGTGGTGATCAACCCTCAGAATCCTGATATTGTTTTTGCAGCCACCTGGATGCGGACCAGGCATGCAAACACAAAAGATTATGCAGGCACGGAAAGCGGCATCTGGAAATCAACGGATGGCGGAGATACATTCACCCAACTCGGCAGCGCCAACGGATTGCCACCGCAGGGAGTGGAGTACAGCCGCATCGGTATTGACCTGTGCGACGCTTCACCCAATGTGGTGTATTGCGTTTATCTTGACGAACAATATTCATTTGGCGGTTTGTACAAGTCGGTGAACAATGGTATCAGCTGGTCGGAAACCAATGATCAGTCGCTGCAGAACAGTATGGCAAACGGGCAAGGCTACTGGTACGGCAGGGTGAAATGTGATCCGGTTGATCCCAACATCGTATTCCTGATCGGTTTCGATATGTATAAAACCGTGAATGGCGGAAGTTCCTGGAGCAACACTTTCAATGGTGTGCATGTGGATCAGCATGCAGTGGCGATTCACCCGCTGAACCACAATTTTGTGATGCTCGGCAATGATGGTGGTTTGCATATCTCCAATAATGGTGGCACCAACTGGACCTATAATGCCACCTTGCCAATCTCGCAGGTTTACCGTGCCGAAATTGATCACTCGCTGCCGGCAAGCATTTATGTCGGACTACAGGACAATGGCACCAACCGCACCCTTTCCGGTCTGCCTGATGACTACCAGTTTATTTTTGGTGGCGACGGTTTTCAATCATTGGTGAATCAGAACGACAGCTATACCATTTTAGCCGGTTATCAATATGGCAATATCTGGAAGTCAGCTGACGGAGGCTACAACTGGTATCCGTCTTATTCCTATGGCATCTTTGGCACCGGCAACTGGAATTATCCACTGACCATCGACCCGCTTAATCCCGATGTGATCTATACAGGCACGCAAAATGTTTTCCGGTCAATAGATTTCGGCGACACGTGGTCAGCCATCAGTCCGGCGCTCACACAACTCGATTACACCGGCACACTCATTTTCGGCACCATCAGTTACATTGATGCTTCACCCATTGATGAAGACATAATTTATGCAGGCACCGATGACGGAAAAGTGTGGAATACGCTGAACGGTGGGAACACCTGGCAGGAGGTTGACAATGGATTACCGGAACGCTGGGTAACCTGCGTGAAAGCCGACCCGTTTGACAAGCATACGGCGTACGTCACACTTTCCGGTTACCGTTTTCATGATAATGCAAGCCATGTTTATAAAACCACTGATGATGCACAGAGCTGGACAGACATCGGCACCGGTCTTCCCGATGTGCCGGTGAATGGCATCATTCCGGATCCATTGTATGAGTCATATCTTTATCTCGCCACCGATGTCGGCGTCTATTATACTGTCAACGGCGGAGCAAGCTGGCAACCGGCAGGCAGCGGAATGCCTGTTGTCGCCTGCGTCGATTTAAAATTGCATCAGCCCACACGCACCCTCGTGGTTGGCACTTATGGACGAAGCGTTTACAAGCTCAGCCTCGATGATCTGGTAGGAGATGTCAACGTGCAAACTGCCGCAACTTCATTCGCTGTTTTTCCAAACCCGGTAACAGCCGGCAATGCATTGATCAGCTATTCCGTTCCAACGGCATCACGGGTTCGGTTTACGTTGCAGGGCTACGATGGAAAAATCATCCTGGAGCAAAATGTATCTGCAACAGCAGGAAAAAACACGTTTGCCATGGATTGTAAGCACACAGCCGCAGGAGTTTATTTGCTGTCGATGCAATACGGAGGACGTGTTGTTGTGCAGAAAGTGATTGTGCAGTGA
- a CDS encoding methyltransferase — MKPIPGYFAHYLYRPWLTRYLSKERSYRYEHITVRVLPGVFHPGFFFSTHYLLQYLLKADLLGHSLLEPGAGSGLISFVAEQHGAAVTASDLSMTAVQNLLLNKALLHSQAEVIHSDLFDQLPARRFDFIVINPPYYPKAATTDAALPWYCGADFEYYHKLFSALPSFMHAGTKTWMVLSEECNIGRIQQIAAENKCRCSEVSRKKCWWEWNYIFEVTVAGDGDV; from the coding sequence ATGAAACCGATACCCGGATACTTTGCGCATTACCTTTACCGGCCATGGCTGACACGATACCTGTCAAAGGAGCGATCGTACCGGTATGAGCATATTACGGTCAGGGTTTTGCCCGGTGTTTTTCACCCGGGATTTTTTTTCAGCACCCATTATTTACTGCAATACCTGCTCAAGGCTGATCTGCTCGGTCATTCGCTATTGGAACCCGGGGCCGGAAGCGGACTTATTTCCTTCGTCGCCGAACAACATGGCGCCGCCGTCACCGCATCAGATCTCAGCATGACTGCTGTGCAAAACCTGCTGCTGAATAAAGCCTTGCTGCATTCGCAGGCGGAAGTGATACACAGCGATTTGTTCGATCAATTGCCTGCGCGCCGCTTCGACTTCATCGTTATCAATCCGCCATATTATCCGAAAGCAGCAACTACGGATGCCGCGTTGCCCTGGTACTGCGGTGCGGACTTCGAATACTATCACAAATTATTTTCCGCACTTCCTTCCTTCATGCATGCCGGCACTAAAACATGGATGGTGCTTTCCGAAGAATGCAACATTGGCCGGATTCAGCAAATTGCCGCTGAAAATAAATGCAGGTGCAGCGAAGTGAGCAGGAAAAAATGCTGGTGGGAATGGAATTACATTTTCGAAGTAACAGTCGCCGGGGACGGTGATGTATGA
- a CDS encoding sigma-70 family RNA polymerase sigma factor, with translation MEVTEAILKGCRENDRKAQYELYRACYPMLMSICSRYHQNELDSRAILNEGFLKIVLNLGKYSPEVPFNFWIRRIMINTIIDHFRKEKQYNENVVHAEHSHLQVVSGQDVSLRDSYDAEALLAMVRRLPPVTGRVFNMFAIDGYSHFEVAKLLGIAEGTSKWHVAEARKKLSIMLKEENRFTVKSKTQ, from the coding sequence ATGGAGGTCACGGAAGCAATATTAAAAGGATGCCGGGAGAATGACCGGAAAGCGCAGTACGAATTGTACCGCGCCTGTTACCCGATGCTGATGAGTATATGCAGCAGGTATCATCAAAACGAGCTGGACAGCCGTGCAATACTGAATGAAGGATTCCTGAAAATCGTGCTGAATCTCGGGAAGTATTCACCCGAAGTGCCATTCAATTTCTGGATTCGCAGGATAATGATCAATACCATAATCGATCATTTCAGAAAGGAAAAGCAATACAATGAAAATGTGGTGCATGCGGAACATTCACATCTTCAGGTCGTGAGCGGTCAGGATGTGTCGCTGCGTGACAGCTATGATGCGGAAGCGCTGCTGGCGATGGTGCGGAGGCTGCCACCTGTTACAGGAAGAGTGTTCAACATGTTTGCCATTGATGGCTATTCACATTTTGAGGTGGCGAAGCTGCTGGGAATTGCTGAAGGCACATCCAAATGGCATGTGGCGGAAGCTAGGAAAAAGCTCAGCATCATGTTGAAAGAAGAAAACCGGTTCACCGTAAAATCAAAAACCCAATGA
- a CDS encoding B12-binding domain-containing radical SAM protein, translating to MQKILLFNPRATDYKARIPNSILQVAAGIEGIFDYTIVDGNLEKDPWQRIEACLQSGTYQCFALTVMPGPQLKQAIPFSKRVKASFPGIVIIWGGYFASNQSTVVLQSGYVDYVVYGPGDKTFPQLLQLLRRQHSKEETKQVNNLIFREGEAIVKTAKDELYDQDELPPLPYEQLNRFYPLQKYLGKTFLGQRTIAYHSSIGCPFKCAFCGIVPIYNARWKGKSAINIYNDIKFLKDRFGGDAIEFHDNNFFVSEKRTVEFSQLIRKENMVWWGEGRIDTVDKYDDASIAAMREAGCRMIFFGAETGNDAILKKMDKGGTQTGEQIRTFAARMAKFDIIPEYSFVLGTPGDSEDEVNRQIEEDIAFIRQIKAVNPKTEIIIYVYSPVPTEGSALFQRVKEQGFHFPVTLEDWISPHWENFDLRKNPLTPWLKPYMIDRIKNFETVLNGYYPTVSDRKLTTFHKQVISGLSALRYHLQWYHFPYEIKALQKFWLKYRQPEVEGF from the coding sequence ATGCAAAAGATATTATTGTTTAACCCGCGGGCAACCGACTATAAAGCACGCATTCCCAATTCAATTTTACAGGTGGCCGCCGGCATTGAAGGCATCTTTGACTACACCATCGTTGACGGCAACCTCGAAAAAGATCCATGGCAAAGGATAGAAGCTTGCCTGCAAAGCGGCACTTATCAATGTTTCGCGCTGACGGTAATGCCCGGGCCTCAACTGAAACAAGCCATCCCTTTCTCTAAGCGAGTGAAAGCATCTTTCCCCGGCATTGTCATTATCTGGGGAGGTTATTTTGCTTCCAATCAATCCACTGTTGTGCTGCAATCCGGATATGTTGACTATGTAGTGTATGGCCCCGGCGATAAAACCTTTCCGCAATTGCTGCAACTGCTGCGCCGGCAACACTCGAAAGAAGAAACAAAACAAGTGAATAACTTAATCTTCAGAGAAGGCGAAGCCATTGTTAAAACCGCAAAAGATGAACTCTATGATCAGGATGAACTTCCGCCGCTTCCTTATGAACAGCTCAACCGTTTCTATCCTCTTCAAAAATATCTTGGCAAAACATTTCTGGGTCAGCGCACCATCGCATATCACTCCAGCATAGGTTGTCCCTTCAAATGCGCCTTCTGTGGTATCGTTCCTATCTACAATGCACGCTGGAAAGGAAAATCCGCCATCAACATTTACAACGACATCAAATTCCTGAAAGACCGTTTCGGCGGTGATGCCATCGAGTTCCACGACAATAATTTTTTTGTGTCTGAAAAGCGCACCGTGGAATTTTCTCAGCTTATCAGGAAAGAAAATATGGTATGGTGGGGTGAAGGCCGGATTGATACCGTTGATAAATATGACGATGCTTCTATAGCTGCGATGCGGGAAGCCGGCTGCCGGATGATATTTTTTGGTGCTGAAACCGGTAATGATGCCATCCTGAAAAAGATGGACAAGGGTGGCACCCAAACCGGAGAACAGATCAGGACATTTGCCGCGCGCATGGCAAAGTTTGACATCATTCCTGAATATTCCTTTGTGCTGGGCACACCGGGCGATAGTGAAGACGAAGTGAACCGGCAGATAGAAGAAGACATCGCCTTTATCCGGCAAATAAAAGCCGTTAACCCAAAAACAGAAATTATTATTTACGTCTATTCACCGGTGCCAACGGAAGGTTCCGCATTGTTTCAGCGTGTTAAGGAACAGGGATTTCATTTTCCCGTAACGCTGGAAGACTGGATTTCACCACACTGGGAAAACTTCGATCTGCGTAAAAATCCGCTCACGCCCTGGCTCAAACCGTATATGATCGACAGGATAAAAAATTTTGAGACAGTACTGAACGGATACTATCCAACGGTGAGTGACAGGAAACTTACCACCTTCCACAAGCAAGTCATCAGCGGTCTTTCCGCATTGCGCTATCATCTCCAATGGTATCATTTTCCATACGAGATAAAAGCGCTGCAGAAATTCTGGCTGAAGTACCGGCAACCCGAAGTGGAAGGATTCTGA